The proteins below come from a single Rhizobium sp. BT04 genomic window:
- a CDS encoding MarR family winged helix-turn-helix transcriptional regulator, protein MSEKTLKPSEAVTSAWTSIMRARERLLGAIEAELKAAGLPPLAWYDVLWELARSQDGRLRPYEIEERTLLTQYNLSRLIDRLEREGLVRREVFAEDGRGRWVVVTDAGRKLRERMWIVYAGSIETHIGCKLADSEAKTIAGLLDRFL, encoded by the coding sequence ATGTCCGAAAAAACACTGAAACCAAGCGAAGCTGTCACCTCTGCCTGGACGAGCATCATGCGCGCCCGCGAGCGCTTGCTCGGCGCGATCGAAGCTGAGCTGAAAGCGGCGGGCCTCCCGCCGCTTGCCTGGTACGACGTGCTGTGGGAATTGGCGCGCTCGCAAGACGGCAGGCTGCGCCCCTACGAGATCGAGGAGCGGACCTTGCTGACGCAGTATAATCTGTCCCGGCTGATCGACCGGCTGGAAAGAGAGGGCCTGGTCCGGCGCGAGGTCTTCGCAGAAGATGGACGCGGCCGCTGGGTGGTGGTCACCGATGCCGGCCGAAAGCTTCGCGAGCGCATGTGGATCGTCTATGCCGGATCGATCGAAACCCATATCGGCTGCAAGCTTGCCGACAGCGAGGCGAAGACGATCGCTGGCCTGCTCGACCGCTTCTTATAG
- the xseA gene encoding exodeoxyribonuclease VII large subunit yields MSNVFDSDSPTNLTEYSVSELSGSIKRTVETAFDQVRVRGEISGYRGPHSSGHAYFALKDDRARIDAVIWKGTFSRLKFRPEEGMEVIAIGKVTTFPGSSKYQIVIETLEPAGAGALMALIEERKRKLSAEGLFDAARKKRLPFMPRVIGVVTSPTGAVIRDILHRISDRFPVHVLVWPVKVQGEGSGEEVANAIRGFNALEPGGAIPRPDVLIVARGGGSLEDLWSFNDEIVVRAAAESRIPLISAVGHETDWTLIDYAADVRAPTPTGAAEMAVPVKAELEAQAAALAARLQGCMNRQMDQRRQSVRALMRALPSLDQLLALPRRRFDEAAAGLGRGLELNTINKRRGFERVASHLRPDVLSNRIAERRQLLNERMARAERTIERLLDRSKSRIDRAEAVLTSLPGRLKIQTDRGRERLGNLSRHADTAIRHQVTRARAELSAQDRVLQSLSYKNVLKRGYAVIRDEDNRPVSQASALSAGMGIVIEFADGRVGALTTEGGSVPASARKRSTQTAEPPKQGSLF; encoded by the coding sequence ATGAGCAACGTCTTCGACAGCGATTCGCCGACCAACCTTACCGAATATTCGGTTTCGGAGCTTTCCGGCTCGATCAAGCGCACCGTCGAAACTGCCTTCGACCAGGTTCGCGTGCGCGGCGAAATATCAGGTTATCGTGGGCCGCACTCCTCGGGCCATGCCTATTTCGCGCTGAAGGATGATCGCGCCCGCATCGACGCCGTCATCTGGAAGGGCACTTTCTCGCGGCTGAAGTTCCGCCCCGAGGAAGGCATGGAAGTCATTGCTATCGGCAAGGTCACCACCTTTCCCGGCTCTTCCAAATATCAGATCGTCATCGAGACGCTGGAGCCGGCCGGCGCCGGCGCGCTGATGGCGCTGATCGAGGAGCGCAAGCGCAAGCTTTCCGCCGAGGGCCTGTTCGATGCCGCCCGCAAGAAGCGGCTGCCCTTCATGCCCCGCGTGATCGGCGTCGTCACCTCGCCGACCGGCGCCGTGATCCGCGATATCCTTCACCGCATCTCCGATCGTTTTCCCGTGCATGTGCTCGTCTGGCCGGTGAAGGTGCAGGGCGAGGGGTCCGGCGAGGAAGTGGCGAACGCCATTCGCGGCTTCAATGCGCTGGAGCCGGGCGGTGCCATCCCGCGCCCGGATGTGCTGATTGTCGCGCGCGGCGGCGGCAGCCTGGAAGATCTCTGGAGTTTCAACGACGAGATCGTCGTGCGCGCCGCCGCTGAAAGCCGGATACCGCTGATCTCGGCTGTCGGACACGAAACCGATTGGACGCTGATTGATTATGCCGCCGATGTCCGCGCCCCGACGCCGACGGGGGCTGCGGAAATGGCGGTACCGGTCAAGGCGGAGCTCGAGGCGCAGGCCGCCGCTCTTGCCGCGCGCCTGCAGGGCTGCATGAACCGCCAGATGGATCAGCGCCGCCAGTCGGTCCGTGCTTTGATGCGGGCCTTGCCGTCGCTCGATCAGCTTCTCGCCTTGCCGCGCCGCCGCTTCGACGAGGCGGCGGCCGGCCTTGGGCGTGGGCTGGAACTCAATACGATCAACAAGCGACGTGGTTTCGAGCGTGTCGCCTCGCATCTTCGCCCTGATGTGCTCTCCAATCGCATCGCCGAGCGGCGCCAGCTTCTGAACGAGCGGATGGCGCGGGCCGAACGCACCATCGAGCGCCTGCTTGACCGTTCGAAGTCTCGCATCGACCGCGCCGAGGCAGTCCTCACCTCGCTGCCCGGCCGGCTGAAGATCCAGACCGATCGCGGCCGCGAGCGGCTCGGCAATCTTTCGCGCCATGCCGATACGGCGATCCGCCATCAGGTGACTCGTGCTCGTGCCGAGCTTTCCGCGCAAGACCGTGTTCTCCAGTCGCTCTCCTATAAAAATGTGCTGAAGCGCGGCTACGCCGTCATCCGCGACGAGGACAATAGACCGGTCTCGCAGGCTTCAGCACTCTCCGCCGGCATGGGGATCGTCATCGAGTTTGCCGACGGCCGCGTTGGCGCCCTGACGACCGAAGGCGGTTCGGTGCCTGCCAGCGCCAGAAAGCGCAGTACGCAAACCGCAGAGCCGCCGAAGCAGGGAAGCCTGTTCTGA
- a CDS encoding MarR family winged helix-turn-helix transcriptional regulator: MGEEKQDHVDRILAQWRRERPDLDVEPMGILGRLKRLGTHLGRGVEAVLLKHGLSTSAFDVLATLRRAGTPYRLSPGELLEMTMVSSGTMTNRIDQLEKAGFVERVVNPQDRRSVLIALTDKGFATVEEAVGAHVANQQRLTRNLTVEDKAEFDRLLKKFLSDFE; this comes from the coding sequence ATGGGTGAAGAGAAGCAAGATCACGTCGACAGGATCCTGGCGCAATGGCGGCGCGAACGGCCGGACCTCGACGTCGAACCGATGGGCATCCTCGGGCGCCTGAAGCGCCTCGGCACCCATCTCGGCCGCGGAGTCGAAGCCGTGCTGCTGAAGCACGGGCTGTCCACCTCCGCCTTCGACGTGCTGGCCACCCTTCGCCGCGCCGGCACGCCTTACCGGCTTTCGCCGGGCGAGCTCCTGGAGATGACCATGGTCAGCTCCGGCACCATGACGAACCGGATCGATCAGCTGGAGAAGGCGGGTTTCGTCGAGCGCGTCGTCAATCCGCAAGACAGGCGCAGCGTGCTGATCGCGCTGACGGATAAGGGATTTGCGACCGTCGAAGAGGCGGTCGGCGCCCATGTCGCCAACCAGCAGCGGCTGACGCGCAATCTGACAGTCGAAGACAAGGCCGAGTTCGACCGGCTGCTCAAGAAATTCTTGTCGGATTTCGAATAG
- a CDS encoding glutathione S-transferase family protein: MSKLTLVSHHLCPYVQRAAIALHEKGVAFERVNIDLADKPDWFLKISPLGKVPLLGIEEEDGSEAVLFESSVICEYLEETQIGVALHPADALTRARHRGWMEFGSSVLSDLWGYETAQDAAQLETKRKALIAKFATIEKVLTDGLYFGGNGFSLVDAVFAPVFRYFDLFDTLGDSGIFEGLERVKRWRKALSERASVKAAVGEDYPRRLIEFLEKHNSILLRLPAAA; the protein is encoded by the coding sequence ATGAGCAAGCTTACCCTCGTCAGCCATCACCTCTGCCCCTATGTGCAGCGCGCCGCGATCGCGCTGCACGAAAAGGGCGTGGCCTTCGAGCGCGTCAACATCGATCTTGCCGACAAGCCGGACTGGTTCCTGAAGATCTCGCCGCTTGGCAAGGTGCCGCTGCTCGGGATCGAGGAGGAGGATGGCAGCGAGGCCGTGCTGTTCGAAAGCAGCGTCATCTGCGAATATCTAGAGGAAACGCAGATTGGTGTGGCACTGCATCCTGCAGACGCGCTGACGCGTGCCCGCCATCGCGGCTGGATGGAATTCGGCTCGTCCGTACTTTCCGATCTCTGGGGCTACGAGACGGCGCAAGATGCTGCGCAGCTGGAGACCAAACGCAAGGCGCTCATTGCCAAATTCGCCACGATCGAGAAGGTGCTGACGGACGGGCTCTATTTCGGCGGCAACGGTTTCAGCCTGGTCGACGCCGTCTTCGCGCCGGTTTTTCGTTATTTCGATCTCTTCGACACACTCGGCGACAGCGGCATCTTCGAGGGGCTGGAGCGGGTGAAGCGCTGGCGCAAGGCGCTGTCCGAACGGGCAAGCGTCAAGGCTGCGGTTGGCGAAGACTACCCGCGGCGGCTGATCGAATTCCTCGAAAAACATAACTCGATCCTGCTCAGGCTGCCGGCGGCCGCCTGA
- a CDS encoding aminopeptidase, with the protein MTFMPQSQNTVDPVKLEKLAEVAVKVGLQLQKGQDLVITSPVVALPLVRLITKHAYQAGAGLVTTFYSDEETTLARYQYGSDESFDRASGWLYEGMAKAYANGAARLAVAGDNPLLLAEQDAGKVGRANRANSTAYKPALEKISNFDINWNIVSYPNPSWAKVVFPDDPEPIAIAKLAKAIFAASRVDLDDPVAAWAEHNANLAKRSAWLNGERFASLHFKGPGTDLTVGLADGHEWHGGASTAKNGITCNPNIPTEEVFTTPHALRVEGHVSSTKPLSHQGTLIDNIQVRFEGGRIVEAKASRGEEVLNKVLDTDEGARRLGEVALVPHSSPISASGILFYNTLFDENASCHIALGQCYSKCFLDGATLSQEQIKAQGGNSSLIHIDWMIGSNKVDIDGIKPDGSRVPVMRQGEWA; encoded by the coding sequence ATGACTTTCATGCCCCAGAGCCAGAACACCGTTGATCCCGTCAAGCTGGAAAAGCTTGCGGAAGTCGCCGTCAAGGTCGGGCTGCAGCTGCAGAAGGGTCAGGATCTTGTGATTACGTCGCCTGTCGTGGCGCTGCCGCTGGTGCGCCTGATCACCAAACATGCCTACCAGGCCGGCGCCGGGCTGGTGACGACCTTCTATTCCGACGAGGAAACGACGCTGGCGCGTTATCAGTATGGCAGCGACGAAAGTTTCGACCGCGCCTCCGGCTGGCTCTACGAGGGCATGGCCAAGGCCTATGCCAACGGGGCGGCCCGTCTTGCGGTCGCCGGCGACAATCCGCTGCTGCTTGCCGAGCAGGATGCCGGCAAGGTCGGCCGCGCCAACCGCGCCAACTCCACCGCCTACAAGCCGGCGCTGGAAAAAATCTCGAATTTCGACATCAACTGGAACATCGTCTCCTATCCCAACCCATCTTGGGCCAAGGTGGTCTTCCCCGACGATCCGGAACCGATCGCCATTGCCAAGCTCGCCAAGGCGATCTTTGCCGCCTCGCGCGTCGATCTGGACGATCCCGTCGCCGCCTGGGCCGAACACAATGCCAATCTTGCCAAGCGCTCCGCCTGGCTGAACGGCGAGCGTTTCGCCTCGCTGCATTTCAAGGGACCCGGCACCGATCTAACGGTCGGCCTTGCCGACGGGCATGAATGGCACGGCGGCGCTTCCACCGCCAAGAACGGCATTACCTGCAATCCGAACATCCCGACCGAGGAAGTCTTCACCACGCCGCATGCGCTGCGCGTCGAAGGCCATGTGTCGAGCACCAAGCCGCTTTCGCACCAGGGCACGCTGATCGACAATATCCAGGTGCGCTTCGAGGGTGGGCGCATCGTCGAGGCGAAGGCGTCGCGCGGCGAAGAGGTGTTGAACAAGGTGCTCGATACCGATGAGGGCGCGCGCCGGCTGGGCGAAGTGGCGCTAGTGCCGCATTCCTCGCCGATTTCGGCGAGCGGCATCCTGTTCTACAACACGCTGTTCGACGAAAACGCCTCGTGCCACATCGCGCTCGGCCAGTGCTATTCCAAGTGCTTCCTTGACGGCGCGACGCTGAGCCAGGAGCAGATCAAGGCGCAGGGCGGCAATTCCAGCCTGATCCATATCGACTGGATGATCGGCTCCAACAAGGTCGATATCGACGGTATCAAGCCGGATGGTTCGCGGGTTCCGGTGATGCGGCAGGGCGAATGGGCCTGA
- a CDS encoding ArsC family reductase, which yields MAVTIYGIKNCDTMKKARSWLEEHSVAYEFHDYKALGIDRAHLETWIDQAGLDTVLNRAGTTFRKLPDAERENLTREKAIALMLDQPSMIKRPVLEAKGKLLVGFKPEMYAGTFGG from the coding sequence ATGGCCGTCACCATCTATGGCATCAAGAATTGCGACACGATGAAGAAGGCCCGCAGCTGGCTGGAAGAACACAGCGTCGCCTATGAGTTTCACGATTACAAGGCGCTCGGTATCGACCGCGCCCATCTCGAGACCTGGATCGACCAGGCCGGCCTCGATACGGTGCTCAACCGCGCCGGCACCACCTTCCGCAAACTGCCCGATGCCGAGCGCGAGAACCTGACCCGGGAAAAGGCGATCGCCCTGATGCTCGACCAGCCGTCGATGATCAAGCGGCCGGTGCTGGAGGCGAAGGGCAAGCTGCTGGTCGGCTTCAAGCCGGAGATGTATGCCGGTACGTTCGGCGGCTGA
- a CDS encoding glycosyltransferase, with the protein MARSRTHHPDIAVLLPCYNEAATIGAVVRGFRAVLPDAAIHVYDNNSTDGTTLQAMLAGAHVVRERRQGKGHVVRRMFADIEADIYIVADGDGTYAPDDAEELVRTLLLERADMVVGTRRGVHDDAGRQGHALGNRLFNLLYRMIFGPEFTDIFSGYRAFSRRFVKSFPAVSGGFEIETEMSVHASRLKLPVGELELDYGRRPEGSHSKLSTFRDGARILWMFAMLMKETRPFAFFSAISAAFMLASLGFMAPVLAEYFETGLVSRMPTWVLSMALMMISFMLFTAGVILDSVARARAEQLRIHYMSLETPSAMKAPLSDTGPMSRAGRGKVDAA; encoded by the coding sequence ATGGCCCGATCGCGTACCCATCATCCGGACATTGCCGTTCTGCTTCCCTGCTATAACGAGGCGGCGACGATCGGCGCTGTCGTGCGGGGCTTCCGGGCGGTGCTGCCGGACGCTGCAATCCACGTCTATGACAATAATTCCACCGACGGAACCACGCTGCAGGCGATGCTGGCCGGCGCGCATGTGGTGCGCGAGCGGCGCCAAGGCAAAGGCCATGTGGTGCGCCGCATGTTCGCCGATATCGAGGCCGACATCTACATCGTCGCCGATGGCGACGGAACCTACGCGCCTGACGATGCCGAGGAACTGGTGCGCACGCTTCTGCTGGAACGCGCCGACATGGTTGTGGGCACAAGGCGCGGCGTTCATGACGATGCCGGACGTCAGGGCCATGCGCTCGGCAACCGGCTATTCAACCTGCTCTATCGGATGATCTTCGGCCCTGAGTTCACCGATATTTTTTCCGGTTACCGTGCTTTTTCGCGCCGCTTCGTCAAAAGCTTTCCGGCGGTATCGGGCGGCTTCGAGATCGAAACCGAAATGTCCGTGCACGCCTCCCGGCTGAAGCTGCCGGTCGGCGAGCTGGAGCTCGACTATGGCCGCCGGCCGGAGGGCTCGCATTCCAAACTGTCGACGTTCCGTGACGGCGCCAGGATCCTCTGGATGTTCGCGATGCTGATGAAGGAGACGCGGCCCTTCGCCTTCTTCAGCGCGATCAGCGCCGCCTTCATGCTGGCGAGCCTCGGCTTCATGGCGCCGGTGCTGGCGGAATATTTCGAGACGGGCCTGGTCAGCCGCATGCCGACCTGGGTGCTGTCGATGGCGCTGATGATGATCTCCTTCATGCTGTTCACCGCCGGCGTCATCCTGGATTCCGTCGCACGCGCCCGCGCCGAACAGCTTCGTATCCATTATATGAGCCTGGAGACGCCGAGCGCGATGAAGGCGCCGCTGAGCGACACAGGGCCGATGTCGCGCGCCGGCCGCGGCAAGGTGGATGCGGCATGA
- the ybaK gene encoding Cys-tRNA(Pro) deacylase has protein sequence MSKTTRATQLLSQAGVAFTVHAYDYDPNAERVGLQAAEALGEAPHRVLKTLMAEVDGKPVCVVVPSDREVSMKKLASAFHGKSANMMKPADAERLTGYHVGGISPFGQKKAVPTAIEQAALAEPLVYINGGQRGLQVRVDPKDALTVLKAVAAPLIA, from the coding sequence ATGTCCAAGACCACGCGCGCGACTCAGCTTCTTTCGCAGGCAGGCGTCGCCTTCACGGTCCATGCCTATGATTACGACCCCAATGCCGAGCGCGTCGGACTGCAGGCCGCCGAAGCGCTCGGCGAGGCGCCGCATCGGGTGCTGAAGACGCTGATGGCGGAGGTGGACGGCAAGCCGGTCTGCGTCGTCGTGCCGTCGGATCGCGAAGTCAGCATGAAGAAGCTTGCCAGCGCCTTTCACGGCAAATCGGCCAACATGATGAAGCCCGCCGATGCCGAGCGGCTGACAGGGTATCATGTCGGCGGCATCAGCCCGTTCGGCCAGAAGAAGGCGGTGCCGACGGCGATCGAGCAAGCCGCCCTTGCCGAGCCGCTGGTCTATATCAATGGCGGGCAGCGCGGGCTGCAGGTGCGGGTCGATCCGAAGGATGCGTTGACGGTGCTGAAAGCTGTTGCTGCGCCGCTGATTGCCTGA
- a CDS encoding HAMP domain-containing methyl-accepting chemotaxis protein gives MSRPKIKTALIGLLSVIAVAIAAFSYFSLQSLITTNGNVTELSGNLMPSAMAAKEVDTALSDLRVAYLAHLAASDQKTQDEAQTAIDRETARIENEIKNYEALGLDDKDRDLVSGLRAKLLLLGKAGEKYVKFSAASQDDDAKVVMNDEMAPIADAMADLIDKLVAVNKDAASEASVESVANFSSTVKVTYVAIALIFGIVLGAVYFAVMGISRPIGRITASMIDLAGGDSEKAIPFAGRADEIGEMAGAVEVFRQAAISNKRLEQEAEAARVHAEADRIRLTAEAEAAAQKRLQEATSGLAAGLRRLATGDLSFQLNEAFAPDFEALRHDLNGAVGQLAETLRAVAQATTQIDNGTREISQSAADLSKRTEQQAASLEETAAALDQITANVSNSSKRADEARTVAAQANTSATHSGKVVANAVDAMQKIEQSSNQISNIIGVIDEIAFQTNLLALNAGVEAARAGDAGKGFAVVAQEVRELAQRSAQAAKEIKELIRNSSTEVQSGVKLVSETGEALKTIEGYIVTVNQHMEAIATSAREQSIGLAEVNTAVNQMDQVTQQNAAMVEESTAASATLAGEAGRLRELIGQFQLGGALRQTASVMAAGSNHRPVASPAKQIVGQVARAFAGNTAVKESWENF, from the coding sequence ATGTCCCGTCCTAAAATAAAAACGGCCCTGATCGGGCTCCTCAGTGTAATAGCGGTCGCCATCGCCGCTTTCTCATATTTTTCTCTGCAGTCGCTGATCACAACAAACGGGAATGTAACCGAACTCTCCGGCAATTTGATGCCAAGTGCTATGGCTGCGAAGGAAGTTGATACGGCGCTTTCCGATCTGCGTGTAGCCTACCTCGCTCATCTCGCGGCATCAGACCAAAAGACGCAAGATGAGGCGCAGACGGCAATCGACCGTGAGACGGCTCGCATCGAGAACGAAATTAAGAATTACGAGGCCCTCGGTCTTGACGATAAGGATCGAGACCTCGTCAGTGGCTTGCGCGCGAAACTTTTGCTTTTGGGGAAGGCTGGCGAGAAATACGTAAAATTTTCTGCAGCTTCTCAGGATGACGATGCCAAGGTTGTCATGAATGACGAAATGGCTCCCATTGCCGATGCCATGGCTGATCTAATTGACAAGCTTGTTGCCGTCAACAAGGATGCCGCATCCGAGGCAAGTGTCGAAAGCGTGGCCAATTTCTCCTCTACCGTAAAGGTTACGTACGTAGCCATCGCGCTTATATTCGGAATTGTCTTGGGCGCGGTTTACTTTGCCGTCATGGGCATTTCAAGACCAATCGGCAGAATAACAGCATCCATGATCGATCTTGCGGGTGGCGACTCGGAAAAGGCCATTCCATTTGCAGGCCGCGCAGACGAAATCGGCGAAATGGCGGGTGCCGTCGAAGTCTTTCGTCAGGCAGCCATCAGCAACAAGCGGCTGGAGCAGGAAGCTGAAGCAGCTCGGGTTCACGCGGAAGCCGACCGCATCCGTCTGACCGCAGAGGCCGAAGCGGCTGCGCAGAAGCGCCTTCAGGAGGCGACATCTGGTCTGGCGGCTGGACTGCGCCGACTTGCAACTGGTGATCTAAGTTTCCAACTCAACGAGGCCTTCGCACCGGACTTCGAAGCCCTGCGTCACGATCTGAATGGTGCGGTCGGGCAGCTTGCCGAAACCCTCCGGGCTGTTGCACAGGCTACGACGCAGATCGACAACGGCACCCGCGAGATTAGTCAGTCCGCCGCAGACCTGTCCAAGCGCACCGAGCAGCAGGCTGCCTCCCTGGAGGAGACAGCAGCGGCACTGGACCAGATCACAGCCAACGTCTCGAACTCGTCAAAGCGTGCTGACGAAGCACGGACCGTCGCCGCGCAGGCAAACACCAGCGCAACTCATTCCGGCAAGGTGGTCGCCAATGCGGTCGATGCCATGCAAAAGATCGAGCAGTCCTCCAACCAGATCTCCAACATTATCGGAGTCATTGACGAGATCGCCTTCCAGACCAACCTTCTGGCCCTCAATGCCGGTGTCGAAGCCGCCCGCGCCGGCGATGCGGGCAAGGGGTTTGCCGTCGTTGCCCAGGAGGTGCGTGAACTCGCGCAACGTTCCGCCCAGGCTGCAAAGGAAATCAAGGAACTGATCCGAAATTCATCCACCGAGGTGCAAAGCGGCGTCAAGCTGGTGAGCGAAACCGGCGAAGCGCTCAAGACGATCGAGGGCTATATCGTAACAGTCAATCAGCATATGGAAGCGATCGCCACATCGGCACGCGAACAATCGATTGGTCTTGCGGAGGTGAACACCGCCGTCAATCAGATGGATCAAGTGACGCAGCAGAACGCGGCAATGGTGGAAGAGAGCACGGCGGCGAGCGCAACCCTCGCCGGCGAGGCAGGACGCCTGCGCGAACTCATCGGCCAGTTCCAGCTCGGCGGCGCGCTCCGCCAGACAGCATCGGTAATGGCTGCGGGTAGCAATCACCGTCCTGTCGCATCACCCGCAAAGCAGATAGTGGGACAGGTGGCCCGAGCATTTGCTGGAAATACAGCTGTCAAGGAAAGCTGGGAGAATTTCTGA
- a CDS encoding EamA family transporter, whose amino-acid sequence MKINSRYFADVLTTAVAPAIWGSTYFVTTSFLPQGYPLTVALLRALPAGLLLLLLVRKLPTGVWWGRAFILGALNFSFFWAMLFVSAYRLPGGVAATVGAVQPLIVIALARLFLGKPIRFLAVIAGLIGMSGVALLVLSPNAALDPVGVAAGLAGAVSMAFGTVLTRHWQPPVSSLTFTSWQLTAGGILLVPVALLLEPALPVPTAANILGIAWLGLIGAAFTYLLWFRGLSRIEPSAAASLGFLSPVVATLLGWLALGQSLTPAQIAGFAMVLASVWLSQRVMMPLRPIRPAASPEPANHPA is encoded by the coding sequence ATGAAGATAAATTCGCGCTATTTCGCTGATGTGCTGACAACCGCCGTCGCGCCCGCCATCTGGGGCAGCACCTATTTCGTCACGACATCCTTCCTGCCGCAGGGCTACCCGCTCACGGTCGCCTTGTTGCGTGCTCTGCCGGCCGGCCTGCTCCTCTTGCTGCTTGTTCGGAAGCTGCCGACGGGCGTCTGGTGGGGCCGCGCCTTCATTCTCGGTGCGCTGAACTTCTCGTTCTTCTGGGCGATGCTCTTCGTTTCGGCCTATCGCCTGCCGGGCGGTGTGGCGGCCACTGTCGGCGCTGTGCAGCCGCTGATCGTCATTGCGCTCGCGCGCCTCTTCCTCGGCAAACCGATCCGCTTCCTCGCCGTCATTGCCGGCCTGATCGGCATGTCAGGCGTGGCGCTGCTGGTATTGTCGCCGAATGCGGCGCTCGATCCTGTCGGCGTCGCCGCCGGTCTTGCCGGCGCCGTCTCGATGGCCTTCGGCACGGTGCTGACCCGCCATTGGCAACCACCGGTCTCCAGCCTGACCTTTACCTCATGGCAATTGACTGCGGGCGGCATCCTGCTTGTCCCCGTCGCCTTGCTGCTGGAGCCGGCACTTCCCGTGCCGACGGCAGCCAATATCCTCGGCATCGCCTGGCTCGGCCTCATCGGCGCGGCCTTCACCTATCTGCTGTGGTTTCGCGGCTTATCCCGCATCGAGCCCTCGGCCGCGGCCTCGCTCGGCTTCCTCAGCCCCGTCGTTGCGACCCTGCTCGGCTGGCTGGCGCTCGGCCAGAGCCTGACGCCGGCACAGATTGCCGGCTTTGCCATGGTTCTTGCCAGCGTCTGGCTCAGTCAGCGTGTGATGATGCCGCTCAGGCCCATTCGCCCTGCCGCATCACCGGAACCCGCGAACCATCCGGCTTGA
- a CDS encoding NAD(P)H-dependent oxidoreductase has translation MRILLVLAHPLPESFAASVARTAREALEASGHVVDLIDLYAEDFDPRLSEAERRGYFDTPYDTSAVADIVARLKAAEGLVLVFPQWWFNFPAVLKGFFDRIFAPGVAFTHDAAGGRIVPQLTNIRLLYALTTTGSPWWLVQLYMGNPVRRLLKRGIAAFCSKKLVFRMLSLHDMDRATEARRKAHLERVRKALATVA, from the coding sequence ATGCGAATCCTGCTGGTGCTGGCCCATCCGCTGCCGGAAAGCTTTGCCGCCTCGGTGGCGCGCACCGCTCGCGAAGCGCTGGAAGCCTCCGGTCATGTCGTCGATCTCATCGATCTCTACGCTGAGGATTTCGATCCGCGCCTCTCCGAGGCCGAGCGCCGTGGTTACTTCGACACGCCCTACGACACCTCGGCCGTTGCCGATATCGTTGCCCGGCTGAAGGCGGCCGAAGGTCTCGTTCTCGTCTTTCCGCAATGGTGGTTCAATTTCCCGGCCGTGCTGAAGGGCTTCTTCGATCGCATCTTTGCACCGGGCGTGGCCTTTACCCATGATGCCGCCGGCGGCCGCATCGTGCCTCAGCTCACCAATATCCGGCTGCTCTACGCGCTGACGACGACGGGCTCGCCCTGGTGGCTGGTGCAGCTCTATATGGGCAATCCCGTCCGTCGCCTGCTGAAGCGCGGCATTGCCGCTTTCTGCTCGAAGAAGCTCGTCTTCCGCATGCTGAGCCTGCACGACATGGACCGCGCGACGGAAGCCAGGCGCAAGGCGCATCTTGAGCGCGTCCGCAAGGCGCTTGCCACCGTCGCCTGA